aaaaatttactcaactaataataaacccatcttttaatttaatctcactaattgtttttaactaaattattTTACTAATCATAATCTAAATTAATTAGGAGactagattaggtattaaataaatatctagataaggggtgacctagaattacttcccccgaaaaaaccatggtcccaaaaaatggttcttttATTATTATGCACAGTGAAGTACGATATCAAGCTAGTTGGATACGGTTTCCAGCACATAAATCGGCCAAAACATACGATTCTAGCCTTCTAGCCTTATCTCTATCCCTCACTGGTTTCATCTCTCTTTGcgtttccacttcttcttcttcattgatgGTCATGGCCTCACTTATGATAATGGGTACGCTACCAATTGCATTTCCACGACAACTTTCCTTCTCTCGAACTGAAGTCCTGGGTCTCTCCATTTCTTCTACTGCCCCAGTTTCCGTTTCATTCTCGTCTCCAATTTCAGTTCCATCAGGTAAGTAAATAATTCATAACTAACTCACCATTTGTCTATCAATACGATACATTCTTTTGCCCTAATGTTTTCTCTTTGTAATGTGACAGTCTACTGTGGTAGAGGTGATAGAAAGACTGCAAAAGGAAAACGATTCAACCATTCCTTTGGAAATGTAAGTTTTATGAAACTATGGAAATACATTTTTTCTGTACAACattttcttgtttgattgttttGATGAGTAAATTGTGATGGTTGTTGTAATGGGTTTGGTGATACAGGCAAGGCCAAGGAACAAGAACAAGGGAAGAGGACCACCTAGGGTACCAGTAGCACCTTCTACTTCTCCACCTAAGAAAGATAAGTATGAAGATAATGAGAAGATTAAGATTGATATCGACGAGTCATTGTTTGATGGTTGAGTAAGTGCGTACTTCTTTTGATTCATATGTGTTTTCATGTAATTTCTAATGTGCGTATGAAAGATTTCTTCCTGTATGAATTGTCAAATGTGACTATTGTTGAACAATTATCGTTTATTTTGTTAGTGTTTGTTTTGCGCACTATTTTGCATTTTAAGTATTTGATTATATGCCTGAACTGAATCTCCACTGTAGTGTAGAAGAATTAAGAAACAAGATTGGTTTTGGGGTAATTTCATTCAATATATTAGTATAGTATTGGGACAAAATGATTTCCAATTTGTGTGTATTTTTGCAAGCCGCTGCCATAACTTTTCTGCGAAGGAACTAAACTCATAGCTGATAATTACATGACATATTCTTTGGCGTAAAAAGGACGAAACGCTTATGACACTAATAGTAGCGCAAAAACGGTATAAAAAAGCAGCTGCTGGAGACGTTTTTCATATCCATTTTAAGACAAATACATTGATTATAGAGTTGAAAATTGTAGGTGAATTGCCAAATTTTTGCTCATTGCAACATGGACTAAATTTGAAATTCATCCCATAACGAGTTTCATTTATTTCTTCTGGGTGGTCTTATTAGTAACACCTTTTGTGTTGTTAGATGCCTTGACTCAATGGAAGTTTGTTGGGAGTTTTCTCAGTGTAAAGagttgtgttttctcttctaGTTAATTCGTTATGTGTTAGGTCTTGAATGATCTAGGTTTTGAGGCAAGAAGCTAGGTTAATTAAGCTTTGGGAGCCTTTTAAGCATTCATGAACTGTCCTAAATATCTGAAGAGTTTGGAGTTAACTTTCAACATACATATATTCATCATTATTCTGAGCAGACTGACATTGTGAATGGCAATTCCCATGATTCAAGACTACAAGATCCGATAGCATTCAACAAACCTCTCCAACAATCTTCTGGTTTCTGATCAGCAACGGTAAGAGTTTTTTATTATAGCAAAGCAACCTCTCAAGATTACAATCCTTTCTGAACAGCAGCACCAACAACTTGTACCACTATCTAATTCAGAACATGATCAAGATTAAGGATCACATTGAAGAATTTTCTTTTCAACCACAGTCTAGCACCTTTAACTTTAAGTCTCAAGTAGTTCCCTTGGGCCGGTGGATCTTCCACCTTTTTATTGAACTTTTGGTTCTTCACTTTGCACTAGTTTACTACTATTTTATAGTTGTACTTTAACTTAGCCATAGTTCTACCTGTAATTTAGTGAAAGTGTAATACTTCGTTTAGTTAGTCTTTGTATCACTTAATTCTGTTAGTGCTATACTATAAAGCACATCTTTCTTGTTTTAGTTGCAAGTGCTCTCTTATAAAGCACATTCTTTGGGTTAGtgtttcgtcttcaattcattttCTGTAACAGGAAGTAGTACAATCCTTGTGTGTTTTCATATTTAAAGTGTAATAGTAGTTTTAGTCTGGTTGTAGCTTAACTGCAACCTGGGGTTCGTTTCGGATGTTCGACCCTCCTCGCATAGGCGCGACAAAGGATCCAAAAAATTACTTCACAACAATTTTTGCCATCACCAGCACACGTTGGCAAGAGGCTATGGATTAAGAAGAAACAGAAGGAGGTAATCCAGTTATGGATCAAGAAGAAACAGAAGGAGGTAATCCAGTTATGGATCAAGAAGAAACAGAAGGAGGTAATCCAGTTATGGATCAAGAAGAAACAGAAGGAGGTAATCCAGTTATGGATCAAGAAGAAACAGAAGGAGGTAATCAAGTATTGTTCGGGCAATACACCACAACATCTGGATACGTTCGCGTGATTACAACCTCTGATCAACTGC
This portion of the Papaver somniferum cultivar HN1 chromosome 11, ASM357369v1, whole genome shotgun sequence genome encodes:
- the LOC113321173 gene encoding 30S ribosomal protein S31, chloroplastic-like, with product MVMASLMIMGTLPIAFPRQLSFSRTEVLGLSISSTAPVSVSFSSPISVPSVYCGRGDRKTAKGKRFNHSFGNARPRNKNKGRGPPRVPVAPSTSPPKKDKYEDNEKIKIDIDESLFDG